A section of the Trichomycterus rosablanca isolate fTriRos1 chromosome 6, fTriRos1.hap1, whole genome shotgun sequence genome encodes:
- the ttc4 gene encoding tetratricopeptide repeat protein 4, giving the protein MHQTEDSDDDGMDEFMEKFKTQKYKNAFSENNWQEEFDKIPMFMKSAPEEIDPVKHPDLACIQSIIHDDDRPPEEQARSLKDEGNEYFKEKNYEKAVLSYTAGLKKNCTDADLNAVLHTNRAAAQFHLGNMRSALNDASAARKLKPDHIKAIIRGAQCCIELRNHADALRWCDQGLRMQPTDKKLQELRATADKQKRAADRDARKAKAQEKKQQGERSALLAAIKDRGIRLRKEEKPRGGGSDSEEDGDETGSSLDGLGSQEATGAQVYLDEQGALHWPVLFLYPEHQQTDFISAFCENSSFIDHIAVMFGEELPPWDTDRKYHLLNLQVFFEDHDSGHLYEVNPETSLLQILQHPRFSVKAGTPSFILLVTGSAFRKQFLSGKKVSIAK; this is encoded by the exons ATGCATCAGACCGAggacagtgatgatgatggcaTGGACGAGTTCATGGAGAAGTTTAAAactcaaaaatataaaaacgcCTTCAGTGAAAACAACTGGCAGGAG gAGTTCGATAAGATCCCGATGTTCATGAAGTCGGCTCCGGAGGAGATCGACCCCGTAAAGCATCCCGATCTGGCCTGCATCCAGTCCATCATACATGATGATGATCGACCACCGGAAG AACAAGCCAGGAGTCTGAAGGACGAGGGAAACGAGTATTTTAAGGAGAAGAACTATGAGAAAGCCGTGCTGTCCTACACGGCCGGGCTGAAGAAGAACTGCACGGACGCCGACCTGAACGCCGTTCTTCATACCAACCGCGCTGCCGCCCAGTTTCACTTAG GAAACATGCGGTCAGCATTGAATGATGCATCTGCTGCGAGGAAACTGAAACCAGATCACATTAAAGCTATAATCAGAG GTGCTCAGTGCTGCATAGAGCTGCGTAATCATGCAGACGCGTTACGCTGGTGTGACCAGGGTCTCAGGATGCAACCCACCGATAAGAAACTGCAGGAGCTCAGAGCCACCGCCGACAAACAGAAG AGGGCGGCAGACAGAGACGCCCGAAAGGCCAAAGCTCAAGAGAAAAAACAGCAGGGTGAAAGAAGTGCATTACTGGCTGCTATTAAG GATCGCGGCATCAGACTTCGGAAGGAGGAAAAGCCCCGGGGCGGCGGCTCCGACAGCGAGGAGGACGGCGATGAAACAGGATCGAGTCTGGACGGACTGGGTTCTCAGGAAGCCACTGGAGCTCAGGTGTACCTGGATGAGCAGGGCGCCCTCCACTGGCCGGTTCTGTTCCTGTATCCCGAGCACCAACAGACCGACTTCATCTCCGCCTTCTGTGAGAACTCCAG TTTTATAGATCACATAGCAGTCATGTTTGGAGAGGAGCTGCCACCGTGGGACACAGACAGAAAATATCATCTACTAAATCTTCAG GTGTTTTTTGAAGATCATGACAGTGGGCACCTTTACGAAGTGAATCCAGAGACCTCTCTTCTCCAAATCCTACAGCACCCACG GTTCTCAGTGAAGGCAGGAACGCCGAGCTTCATCCTGCTGGTAACAGGATCAGCGTTTAGGAAACAGTTTCTATCAGGAAAGAAAGTCAGCATAGCAAAATGA
- the ttc22 gene encoding tetratricopeptide repeat protein 22 translates to MEESTEDDIESLIDAMPFIPGHFSLPLHLNGEPTGPGSLRGRDTQLKRESLRAELEAEAGRQQYAVRNMLGLLAYHLDELDHAEEIFRGVCQEDSGNLNAWANLGHVYEKLGQEKEEGECLERVAGLMDTETGEGRLRGAWCLVEQAFAQLHDIEIEKDEDLQERLTTALTLYSRALQHGGDLIPNEEKGSWYFKMATIHIRLYGMVSDSKDLEYAGVTHFNKGLSLLTETLKSDSTRLKALAWCYTGLMLERVEDFPTVPMSVHDCGLSGSEPLTCYGTGIKLATDDAFTLNQLANVFFRSGKYEMATGICNMSLNVLPDEELNWQAYSTRAKLKVTGYVNALAQAKQGLRGIPDRQDLKEARADLEKVLSVQPCLRTHLEMGQVFYYMGVDAVQESLMVDEKAVNQALVSLAQALQCPLGSSFPEVQILRGRCLLLKGEDQNAIDCFRQALELERPGSHERGALHFLLDALLTSYAQSTGDVGDLLSQFEECVKLAEKSHGTETIKAELRLLCRARTDEVAELSRDLVRKGKLGMVRRLLQSVQPKGKLPVFRSLSV, encoded by the exons ATGGAGGAAAGCACAGAGGATGACATCGAGTCCCTTATCGACGCTATGCCCTTCATACCCGGACACTTTTCCCTGCCGCTGCACCTGAACGGCGAGCCGACCGGGCCGGGCTCCCTGCGCGGGCGGGACACCCAGCTGAAGCGCGAGAGCCTGCGGGCCGAACTGGAGGCAGAAGCAGGCAGGCAGCAGTACGCCGTGAGGAACATGCTGGGCCTGCTCGCTTATCACCTGGACGAGCTGGACCATGCCGAGGAGATCTTCAGGGGCGTCTGCCAGGAGGATTCGGGGAACCTCAACGCCTGGGCCAACCTGGGTCACGTGTATGAGAAGTTAGGGCAGGAGAAGGAGGAGGGCGAGTGTCTGGAGCGTGTGGCGGGTTTAATGGACACGGAGACGGGCGAGGGCAGGCTCAGGGGGGCGTGGTGCCTGGTGGAACAGGCGTTCGCCCAGCTTCATGATATAGAGATAGAAAAAGATGAAGACCTGCAGGAGAGGCTGACCACCGCGCTTACTCTGTACAGCCGGGCTCTCCAACACGGAGGAGATCTG aTCCCAAATGAAGAAAAGGGGAGCTGGTACTTCAAAATGGCAACAATACACATAAG ATTATACGGTATGGTGAGCGATTCGAAAGATCTGGAGTACGCCGGGGTCACCCACTTTAACAAAGGCCTTTCACTGCTGACAGAGACTCTGAAATCAGACTCGACACGCCTTAAAG CGCTGGCCTGGTGTTACACTGGACTCATGCTGGAGAGGGTCGAGGACTTCCCCACCGTTCCCATGTCGGTCCACGACTGCGGCCTGTCCGGATCGGAGCCTCTGACCTGCTACGGGACG GGTATCAAGCTGGCCACAGATGACGCGTTCACTCTGAACCAGCTGGCCAACGTGTTCTTTCGCTCGGGCAAGTATGAGATGGCGACGGGCATCTGTAACATGTCTCTGAACGTCCTGCCTGATGAAGAACTCAACTGGCAGGCCTACAGCACCCGGGCAAAG CTTAAGGTCACCGGCTATGTGAACGCTTTGGCGCAGGCTAAGCAGGGACTGCGTGGGATCCCTGACCGACAGGACCTGAAGGAAGCCCGCGCCGATCTCGAAAAAGTGCTGAGTGTTCAGCCCTGCCTCAGGACTCATCTGGAGATGGGACAG GTCTTTTACTATATGGGAGTGGACGCCGTGCAGGAAAGTCTAATGGTGGACGAGAAGGCGGTAAACCAGGCTCTGGTCAGCCTGGCACAGGCCCTGCAGTGCCCGCTGGGCTCCAGTTTCCCCGAAGTCCAGATACTGCGTGGACGATGCCTGCTGCTCAAAGGAGAGGACCAGAACGCCATCGACTGCTTCAGACAGGCGCTGGAACTGGAGCGACCGGGCAGCCACGAGCGTGGGGCGCTGCACTTCCTGCTGGACGCTCTGCTCACCAGTTACGCCCAGAGCACCGGGGACGTCGGCGACCTCCTATCCCAGTTCGAGGAGTGCGTAAAGCTGGCCGAGAAGAGCCACGGCACCGAGACGATTAAAGCCGAGCTGAGGCTGCTGTGCCGGGCGAGGACAGATGAGGTGGCAGAGCTGTCGAGGGACCTGGTGAGGAAGGGGAAGCTGGGGATGGTGAGGAGGCTCCTGCAGAGCGTTCAGCCTAAAGGGAAACTACCCGTGTTCAGATCTCTGTCGGTGTGA